The following is a genomic window from Mus pahari chromosome 1, PAHARI_EIJ_v1.1, whole genome shotgun sequence.
CTAGGGTTGTGtgtgttgcgggggggggggggtttgaaaATGggaaacgggggtgggggggggggggggggatctgaaTATGGGAAACTGGGTTAGAGGAGCAGGAGAGGTAGCAAGGCCCTAATCTCCACAGCAACTTTCCACTCCCAGCATGCATCTGGCCTCTGGCTCTGCCACCTGCCTGCTGGGTGGGACAGGAGTAGGGTGATGGGGATAGGGATGGGAAAGATCTTTCAGGAAGGCTGCTGGGCTGTTAGGAGTGGTAACTACTCAGTGCTCCCACCCTCCCTTTGTCTGCCTTCCAGAaacttctctttcattctttatgagtcacccctacacacacacacacacacacacacacacacacacacacacacacactttctctagAGTGCTGGTCCAAGGAGACTAAAACTCAGGCTATTGGCAGTCTCGACATTGTATTTCATTGATCTGGGTGGTGACTGGCGGCCCGGGACACCCACCAACCCATATTCCATCTCACTCTAATTGGATGGGAAGATGGGCTCAGTTCCAAGGAGTGGCTGATAGAgacctgaagaagaagaaaagtagaaaccactgagagagagagagacagagagacagagagacagagagagagagagacagagagacagagagacagagagagaggcaaattGTTCCCACGAGCACTGTTTCTTGTGAGTCAGTAAAGTGGCTTGCTACACTCCACACATCTGGACACCCAGAGGTCTCAGCCTGGCCACTGTTAGTGAACCTTCATTATTTGACCCTCCGTTACTGGCCACTTCAAATGTGCCAGACACATACTGGTAACCTGGGGGGCAGGGGCACAGCATAGGACAAAGAGGAATAACGGAATAACGGGTTTCCTGGGGAGCCCAATGGATAGCGTTGAGTTATTGTGCCTGTCttcagtggcagaggcagagctgcCCCGGACAAGGCAGAGCTGCCCCGGACAAGGCAGAGCTGCCCCGGACAAGGCAGAGACTCCTTGCAGGAAGGGTGGAGGCTGATGCTTGCGCAGCCTTTCCCGATCCAATAGCTCTCCAAAGGACTCCTGTGtctggcagggaggcaggggcatgggaGGGGAGGCGGGATGGTGGGGGAGCACAGGGCAAACCTCCCCAGTCTTGGTATTAAAGGTTGTCCCTATCTATAAGcctaggaaaggggagagggagctggcgtgtgggggcagggcaggaggaggctcGCCCAGCCTTGACAGCTTTGCTCTAGGGCAGGGGTCTGTGCCAGGTGTGGGCGTTGAATGGGAAGGGAGGAGCTGAACCAGCACCTTGCCTTTACTTAAGGTCCCCTCCCACAGCTACTGGCCACATTGTTGCTGTATTGCTGTGCCCGCCATGTCTGTAAGTATACTGGGGCTCAAGCTGGGGAAACTGGGCCTCCCGACAGGGCCAAATTCGGAGGCTGGGACTAGCTTAAGCCTAAGACGGGTATCAGGAGAGCTGGGTGCTAACTATCTCGGGTTTCACCAGCATGTCCTGATGGACTGCCTCCCCGCTGGCTTCCCTTTTTCTAACTGCATTGTCTGTCAGGTCTGTGTGCCTGGCTCTGCATCCCTCTTGGTTTCTGCCGGGTCCCTGGAGTTCCTAGCTGGGGCTGACAGGTTGGTTTCTTTGTCTCCCTGGTTCTCATCCTGGCCCCACCCAAATCTTACAGGCTACCCAGCACAAGACTTCTCTGCCTCAGGGCGTCCGCGTGGGCACTGTCCTGAGAATTCGAGGCGTGGTCCCTGACCAGGCTGGCAGGTGATATCCCAGGTTCCAGGGTAAAGGGTGGATGGGGCATCTCCTGGCTGTTGAGCCCTGGTTCTTAGAGCCCACATACGGTGTCCCTGGGACCTTGTTTGCCAAGTGGAGTCTTGGAGTCCCTATTGCTAgcttaatttggatattttcacTGATGTTCCCCAAGACTTGTGGATGGGTGCCTGAGTATCCCTAAAAATGTAGGATTCTAGAACAACAATAAGAGTCCCTGGTTAGTCCTATGATCTCCATGTCCAGTTTTCCAGGACAATGAACATCTGTCTTGGATCTTGAAGCTACTCCAGATGCCTAGGGTAGCTGGTAATCAGGATGACCAGGTAGCTGGTCCATGACCTACTAAAATTGAGACCTTGGGCTTTGTGGGAATATTGAGAACCTGGAATAATGGAGTCCCTGCTTTTAACTCTGCTCATCTGGAGTGTGATTCTCTGTAATCAGGGGCAGCAGGCCATCCCACAACCTAGGACAGCTCCAGGCTCTGGAAATGAGGGGATCCTGGCTATAAACACAGGGAATCtctctgggtgtgggtgtgccGGTGGAACCACATAACCTGCACATGGTGGTTGCTGATCTTTGAGGCTTACTGTCCCCGAAGGTTCCATGTAAACCTGCTATGCGGCGAGGAACAAGGGGCAGATGCCGCCCTGCACTTTAACCCGAGGCTGGACACATCCGAGGTTGTCTTCAACACCAAAGAACAAGGCAAATGGGGCCGTGAGGAGCGGGGCACCGGCATCCCCTTCCAGCGTGGGCAGCCCTTTGAAGTGCTCCTCATCGCCACAGAGGAAGGCTTCAAGGTGGGTCTTTGAAGGAGAATACCCCAGACCCAGGTCTAGAGCCAAATGCTGGGGACTGGGCTGtcgaggatggggggggggagcccgtGGGGTACTGGAACCTGGGCCCAGACCTGACGGGGGCCTCCAAAGACCCTCTCCAGGTCTGCTTCTAAGAGCGACAAAACAGTGATCAAGAGCCAAGTGCTCAGGGATTGAGTGTCCTAGCAGTACGCTGTGTCCTATTACAATGGACAACAGACCCATTTTCCTTCTAAGGAGAGGGAAGCCCGGGTGTAGTTAGCCTCTTCCGGGGCCGCAGACCGGGATCCGCATCCAGATTAACTTGAGCTCTCTCTCACCCTGCAGACTGTGGTCGGGGAAGACGAATATCTCCATTTCCACCACCGGATGCCGCCAGCGCGCGTGCGCTTGGTGGAGGTGGGCGGAGACGTGCAGCTGCATTCAGTGAAGATCTTCTGAGCTTGgcgggtaggggtgggggttTAGGATCGTACAGGAGGGTTGTGGATGGCGAATAAAGTGTAGCTGTAGTTCCTGACTGTGCCTGTGTCCTTTATGTGTGACCAATGTGTGACCAAAGAAATCGAGACTCAGAGAAAAACAGTAACCCAGGGGCAAAGTGAGCCTGTGTCTGCGACTTGCTGGGCAGAGGCCCAGCAGGGTTTCCTTTGGGGAGCAGTCAGGTATGGAGTGGAGGTGGGGATAAAAAGTCAGGCTGTGTAACCCAGATCAGTTAAATTGTGGCCACTCCtttgcttcagcctctcaagaaCTGGCAGAAATTACAGGGAGTACGATCACACCAGTtattttgtaagtgtgtgtgtgtgtgtgtgtgtgtgtgtctgcccatCTCTGGTACGTGTGCATAAATGAAAAGGGTGGTGTTACAAGGAGTTGTGAGGTGCccaacatgggtactgggaactgaactcaggtctaaCGCAGAGATTCAAGTGCCTTTTTGCACAGCAAGCCATTATGTTCCGGCGGCCTGCTAGCATTTGGAGGTACCTTTATTCTACACTATGTCATCTTTATAAAGGCCACCAAAATATCTCCTTTTGAAAAAGGGGAAATGCTGtgcctggtggctcatgcctgttatctcagcactcggaaggctgaagcagaacaATTGCCcgtagttccaggccagcctgggatacacacagaattctgtctcaataaatagttagataaattagttaattaaaaaacaagGGGAGCTCCATTTTATCTATCTCTTCTGGACATCCCAAAACGACTTCTTGGGTCCCCTGGAGGTGCTGGGGCAGGCGGGGATGGGCATCCCGCTGGGTGGACCCAGCTGTGAGCCTCTCCCAGCCTGGAAACAGGTCGCCACTCGCACACCCCCAGGGCAGACACAATGTCTCCAACAGATGTTACTCTGAGCTGGGCGGGCGGGGCGCAGCGAGCAGGCCCCCCATCGCAGCCATGCACTCCTTGGACACAGGTCGTGGGGTCCTGAACTGATGATTCCGACCACCAACTTCCCCGGCCCTGCCATAAATAAGCAATTTTGGTGGCCGGGCGCAGCCTGGTCTCCGTGTTTATTTTCAGGCTCTGACAGGGAAGCACCAGATGCGACGGCCGGAGCCAACACCGCTCCTCGCTGGAGACCAGGCTCCCTGTGGCCTCCACTTTAGGCAGCAGGTCGGAGCTCCAAGTTGGCCttctttccagaacattcttccGGAGACACGCCCAAGAGGGACACGCCTTGTGGTCTGCGCCCAGGCATAGAGCACAAACGACAGTTCCCCCTGGTGGTCACCGTCCACCTTATCATCTGGATCAACGCGGGCGCAGGAAACTCCCCAGAATCTCTGTGGCCTCATTGGGACCCTGGAGGCCGGATCCCCAGGGTCCTGCTCTTCTTCCACCCTAGGTTTTCTGCCCTTGGGAGCTTCCGCTGGAGACCCTTCACCTTGCCCGCACTCTGAATACACAGAGGCCGCGCTATGGACGGGCGCCCCCCAGTGGTAGAAAAGAATTCTGGACACACTGAAGCAATGTTCCgagttcattctttttcttttcaaagaaaaattatttttctttaatttattttgttgttattgtgtatggtgtgttttTGTGGCACACGATTTTACTCTCAGCCCTCGAGAGGCTGATGCAGGcagacgccagcctggtctacagatagagtgagttccaggatggccagcgctttctcggaaaaaaaaaaatccctttatcaCTTTTCAGCTTATTAATGAATAAGTCTCACATAACCCTCCAGCTCATTGTTCTTTCTTGCTGGGAGGGAGGCTAGttagcttgctctggggatcctaTGTTCATCTGCCTTTTATAGGAGCCCTGCCAAATGCACCCAGCTTTTACGTAGGGTTCCAGAAGACATCGTCTTCATCACGTAGgcaccctaaccctaaccatcTACCACGTCCCTTAATGAGtgaattattacttatttattgttttggaGGCAGGACTCACTGTAGCCTCTGACTGGCCTAGAATATATAttctgaactcagatctctgaattcaaagccagcctagtctacagatcgagtttcaggatagccagggctacccagagaaaccttgccttgataggcagaaataaatcaaaatagaaaactaaataaataatcaaatcaaacaaaaaacgaTGTCCCTTtgagaaatattcaaaataagcAGCAGTATTGGCACTGTGGTGAATGGGGTCTGAGCACCTTGCTGCGGTAAATAGCAGTAAACCACTGATGTTTCTAAACactctccagggctggagagatggctcagtgcatgagagtacatactgctcttgcagaagacccaagttcatttTTCAGTACCCATGTTAATATGAGCTCAAAAtgccagccccaggggatccatCTCCTTTTTCTGGTCTCTGGCACATGAATGTATATGcaaaattcacacacatgcatgtgttaaaacaaaaatgggcagggcatggtggtccatgctttcaatcccagcacttgggaggcagaggtaggtggatcctTGTGAGCTCTAGGCTATGTAATGAGatgctattaaaaagaaaaaaggagggctggtgagatggctcagtgggtaagagcacccgactgctcttccgaaggtctggagttcaaatcccagcaaccacatggtggctcacaaccatccgtaacaagatctgatgtcctcttctggagtgtctgaagacagctacagtgtacttacgtataataaataaataaataaaaagaaaaaaggagggcgggctggagaaatggctcagcagttaagagcactaactactcttccgaaggtcctgagttcaaatcccagcaaccacatggtagctcacaaccatccataaagagatctgacactctcttcttgtgtgtctgaagacagctacagtgtgtacttagacataataataaataaatctttaaaaaaaaaaaaaaagtagctgcgcatggtggtgcatgcctttaattcctgaacttgggaggcagaggcaggtggatttctgagtttgaggccagcctggtctacaaattgagttccaggacagccagagctatacagagaaaccctgtctcgaaaaaccaaaaaaattaaaaaaataaaaaaaagaaagaaagaaaaagaaaaaaagaaaagaaaaaaggaaatagaaaaaagggGAAATTTTTCAAAACACATGCTGTGTTCCAAGTTTTCATAGAGGGAATTTTCCCTCTGCAGACTTTGAGATGTATCCACATTAGCTAACTTCCCCAGGTCCCTGGGTAAGTGGCAGTGTGGTCCCTGAGCTGCTTTTAGCTCCAGTAATCACACCAGTCATAGTGACATCCCTGAGTCCCTACTGTGTATTAGTCCCCAGTTATGAgtgttcttaaaagaaaacaaatattatttaaaatcttttttgttaGTTATTTAATGTGATTGGGCATTTTTTGTTAGTTATTTAAGGTGattgggcattttgcctgcaccTATGTCTGGGCATCACACCCGTGCCTGGAACCCTCAGATCAGAGAgatcagatttcctggagctggagtcaccatgtggatgctgggaatcaaacctgtgtcctctcaACCTCTAAGCCAGCTCTTCCACcacctgagtcctgggagtaTAATCGCCTGGGTTcataggtatgcaccaccatgcacagTTTTATTCAATGAGGGAGATGAAACCTACAGTTTCTGTATGTCAGGCAAGGACTCTGCCCACTGAGTCACACTCCCCAGTCTTATGGTTTAGCCCTTTCAGTTtgggaggttgtttgtttgtttgtttgttgttgtttttcccaaaacagggtttctatatgtggctcttgctgtcctggaacttgttctgtagaccaggctggccttgaactcacagagctcctcctgcctctgcctcctgagggttaaagatgtgcaccaccatcacctaGCCCCTTtcaggttgctttttttttttttctaaaatagatttattatttttattttatacatgtgagtgttctacctgtatgcatgcatgtgaatcaggctggcctcaagctcacagcgGTCCTCTCCAACCCTTCAGCCTTTTGAGCACTGGGATCGTGGGTATACACCACATCTAGAAGAAAGTCGCAGACAATATATATTTGACCTGGCTTTTCGTCCTTTTTAAGGACATATCGGTTATCTATTGCTGCATAACAAGCTACCCCGAGAACTTGGCCCCACTGATTATCTTACTTGATACCTGAGGTTAGGAACTGGGGAGTGACTCTGCGTGGTGGCTCAGGACTGCTCATGCCAGTGGAGCTTACAATCCTATAAAAGAGAGAGCAGTGCACTGCCAATGGAGGCCCAGTTTGCCCCACCTCCTGTGGCTCA
Proteins encoded in this region:
- the Lgals7 gene encoding galectin-7, translating into MSATQHKTSLPQGVRVGTVLRIRGVVPDQAGRFHVNLLCGEEQGADAALHFNPRLDTSEVVFNTKEQGKWGREERGTGIPFQRGQPFEVLLIATEEGFKTVVGEDEYLHFHHRMPPARVRLVEVGGDVQLHSVKIF